The following proteins are co-located in the Meriones unguiculatus strain TT.TT164.6M chromosome 4, Bangor_MerUng_6.1, whole genome shotgun sequence genome:
- the Ggt7 gene encoding glutathione hydrolase 7 isoform X3: MAAENEASQESALGAYSPVDYMSITSFPRLPEDEPAPAAPLRGRKDEDAFLGDPDTDPDSFLKSARLQRLPSSSSEMGSQDGSPLRETRKDPFSAAAAECSCRQDGLTVIVTACLTFATGVTVALVMQIYFGDPQIFQQGAVVTDASRCTALGMEVLSKQGSSVDAAVAAALCLGIVAPHSSGLGGGGVMLVHDIRRNESHLIDFRESAPGALREEALQRSWDTKPGLLVGVPGMVKGLHEAHQLYGRLPWSQVLAFAAAVAQDGFNVTHDLAHALAEQLPPNASDRFLETFLPLGHPPLPGSLLRRPDLAEVLDILGLSGPAAFYNGGNLTLEMVAEAQHAGGVITEEDFSNYSTLMEKPVCGVYRGHLVLSPPPPHTGPALISALNILEGFNLTSLVSREQALHWVAETLKIALALASRLGDPVYDSTITESMEDMLSKVEAANFRGHISDSQAAPAPLLPVYELDGAPTAAQVLVMGPDDFIVAMVSSLNRPFGSGLLTPSGILLNSQMLDFSWPNRTANHSAPSLENSVQPGKRPLSFLLPTVVRPAEGLCGTYLALGANGAARGLSGLTQVLLNVLTLNRNLSDSLARGRLHPDLQSNLLQVDSEFTEEEIEFLEARGHHVEKVDVLSWVHGSRRTNNFIIGVKDPRSPDAAGATIL, from the exons CGAGGACGCCTTCCTGGGAGACCCGGATACCG ACCCGGACTCCTTCCTGAAGTCCGCCCGGCTACAGCGCCTGCCTTCCTCATCCTCCGAGATGGGCAGCCAGGACGGGTCACCACTACGGGAGACACGCAAGGACCCATTCTCTGCTGCGGCCGCCGAGTGCTCCTGCCGCCAGGACGGGCTCACGGTCATCGTCACCGCCTGCCTCACTTTCGCCACGGGTGTCACCGTGGCGCTGGTCATGCAGATCTACTTCGGGGATCCCCAG ATTTTCCAGCAGGGTGCTGTGGTGACGGATGCCTCCCGTTGCACGGCGCTGGGCATGGAGGTGCTCAGTAAACAGGGCTCGTCCGTGGATGCAGCTGTGGCGGCGGCCTTGTGTTTGGGGATTGTGGCTCCACACAGTTCTGGCCTGGGCGG TGGGGGTGTGATGCTGGTACACGATATCCGGCGAAACGAGAGCCACCTAATTGATTTCCGGGAGTCCGCACCAGGGGCCCTCAGGGAAGAGGCTCTGCAGAGATCCTGGGATACCAAG CCTGGGCTCTTGGTGGGGGTCCCCGGAATGGTGAAAGGGCTACATGAAGCTCATCAGCTCTATGGCAG GCTGCCCTGGTCCCAAGTCCTGGCCTTCGCAGCAGCTGTGGCCCAAGATGGCTTCAACGTGACTCATGATCTAG CCCATGCCTTGGCTGAGCAGCTGCCTCCCAATGCCTCTGACCGCTTCCTGGAGACTTTCCTGCCGTTGGGCCACCCGCCTTTGCCTGGCTCCCTGCTGCGACGGCCCGATCTAGCTGAGGTGCTGGATATACTCGGCCTCTCTGGTCCAGCCGCCTTCTACAATGGTGGCAACCTCACACTGGAGATGGTGGCCGAG gcTCAGCATGCGGGGGGTGTCATAACTGAAGAGGACTTCAGCAACTATAGCACACTCATGGAGAAGCCTGTGTGTGGAGTGTACAGAG GCCACCTGGTTCtcagtcccccacccccacacacaggcCCAGCCCTCATCAGTGCTCTCAACATCCTAGAGGGCTTCAACCTTACCAGCCTGGTATCCCGTGAGCAGGCACTTCACTGGGTAGCAGAG ACCCTGAAGATTGCATTGGCCCTGGCTAGCAGACTGGGAGATCCTGTCTATGACTCTACCATCACTGAGAGCATGGAGGACATGCTCAG CAAGGTGGAGGCTGCCAACTTCCGGGGCCATATCAGTGACTCTCAGGCAGCCCCTGCCCCTCTCCTGCCTGTCTATGAGCTGGATGGGGCTCCCACAGCTGCCCAGGTGCTGGTCATGGGCCCTGATGACTTCATTGTGGCCATGGTCAG CTCCCTGAACCGGCCTTTTGGAAGTGGCCTCCTCACTCCCTCTGGGATCCTTCTCAACAGCCAGATGCTAGACTTCTCCTGGCCCAACAGGACTGCTAACCACTCCGCACCTAGCCTG GAGAACTCGGTACAGCCAGGGAAGCGGCCCCTCTCTTTCCTGCTTCCCACTGTGGTCCGACCAGCAGAAGGACTCTGTGGGACCTACCTCGCTCTGGGGGCCAACGGAGCTGCCCGAGGCCTCAGTGGCCTGACCCAG GTTCTACTGAATGTCCTGACCCTGAACCGGAACCTGAGTGACAGTCTGGCCCGAGGCCGCCTCCACCCAGACCTGCAGTCCAACCTCCTGCAGGTGGACA GTGAGTTCACTGAGGAAGAGATCGAGTTCCTGGAGGCCAGGGGTCACCATGTGGAGAAGGTAGATGTCTTATCCTGGGTCCATGGCAGTCGGAGAACCAACAACTTCATCATCGGTGTGAAGGACCCTCGGAGCCCAGATGCAGCTGGAGCCACCATCCTGTAG
- the Ggt7 gene encoding glutathione hydrolase 7 isoform X1 gives MAAENEASQESALGAYSPVDYMSITSFPRLPEDEPAPAAPLRGRKDEDAFLGDPDTDPDSFLKSARLQRLPSSSSEMGSQDGSPLRETRKDPFSAAAAECSCRQDGLTVIVTACLTFATGVTVALVMQIYFGDPQIFQQGAVVTDASRCTALGMEVLSKQGSSVDAAVAAALCLGIVAPHSSGLGGGGVMLVHDIRRNESHLIDFRESAPGALREEALQRSWDTKDSPSQEPPFPQDPSSSPQDILHPLLSGPLRLPWSQVLAFAAAVAQDGFNVTHDLAHALAEQLPPNASDRFLETFLPLGHPPLPGSLLRRPDLAEVLDILGLSGPAAFYNGGNLTLEMVAEAQHAGGVITEEDFSNYSTLMEKPVCGVYRGHLVLSPPPPHTGPALISALNILEGFNLTSLVSREQALHWVAETLKIALALASRLGDPVYDSTITESMEDMLSKVEAANFRGHISDSQAAPAPLLPVYELDGAPTAAQVLVMGPDDFIVAMVSSLNRPFGSGLLTPSGILLNSQMLDFSWPNRTANHSAPSLENSVQPGKRPLSFLLPTVVRPAEGLCGTYLALGANGAARGLSGLTQVLLNVLTLNRNLSDSLARGRLHPDLQSNLLQVDSEFTEEEIEFLEARGHHVEKVDVLSWVHGSRRTNNFIIGVKDPRSPDAAGATIL, from the exons CGAGGACGCCTTCCTGGGAGACCCGGATACCG ACCCGGACTCCTTCCTGAAGTCCGCCCGGCTACAGCGCCTGCCTTCCTCATCCTCCGAGATGGGCAGCCAGGACGGGTCACCACTACGGGAGACACGCAAGGACCCATTCTCTGCTGCGGCCGCCGAGTGCTCCTGCCGCCAGGACGGGCTCACGGTCATCGTCACCGCCTGCCTCACTTTCGCCACGGGTGTCACCGTGGCGCTGGTCATGCAGATCTACTTCGGGGATCCCCAG ATTTTCCAGCAGGGTGCTGTGGTGACGGATGCCTCCCGTTGCACGGCGCTGGGCATGGAGGTGCTCAGTAAACAGGGCTCGTCCGTGGATGCAGCTGTGGCGGCGGCCTTGTGTTTGGGGATTGTGGCTCCACACAGTTCTGGCCTGGGCGG TGGGGGTGTGATGCTGGTACACGATATCCGGCGAAACGAGAGCCACCTAATTGATTTCCGGGAGTCCGCACCAGGGGCCCTCAGGGAAGAGGCTCTGCAGAGATCCTGGGATACCAAG GATTCTCCTTCCCAGGAACCCCCCTTTCCCCAggacccctcctcctccccccaggACATCCTCCACCCCCTGCTCTCCGGCCCCCTCAGGCTGCCCTGGTCCCAAGTCCTGGCCTTCGCAGCAGCTGTGGCCCAAGATGGCTTCAACGTGACTCATGATCTAG CCCATGCCTTGGCTGAGCAGCTGCCTCCCAATGCCTCTGACCGCTTCCTGGAGACTTTCCTGCCGTTGGGCCACCCGCCTTTGCCTGGCTCCCTGCTGCGACGGCCCGATCTAGCTGAGGTGCTGGATATACTCGGCCTCTCTGGTCCAGCCGCCTTCTACAATGGTGGCAACCTCACACTGGAGATGGTGGCCGAG gcTCAGCATGCGGGGGGTGTCATAACTGAAGAGGACTTCAGCAACTATAGCACACTCATGGAGAAGCCTGTGTGTGGAGTGTACAGAG GCCACCTGGTTCtcagtcccccacccccacacacaggcCCAGCCCTCATCAGTGCTCTCAACATCCTAGAGGGCTTCAACCTTACCAGCCTGGTATCCCGTGAGCAGGCACTTCACTGGGTAGCAGAG ACCCTGAAGATTGCATTGGCCCTGGCTAGCAGACTGGGAGATCCTGTCTATGACTCTACCATCACTGAGAGCATGGAGGACATGCTCAG CAAGGTGGAGGCTGCCAACTTCCGGGGCCATATCAGTGACTCTCAGGCAGCCCCTGCCCCTCTCCTGCCTGTCTATGAGCTGGATGGGGCTCCCACAGCTGCCCAGGTGCTGGTCATGGGCCCTGATGACTTCATTGTGGCCATGGTCAG CTCCCTGAACCGGCCTTTTGGAAGTGGCCTCCTCACTCCCTCTGGGATCCTTCTCAACAGCCAGATGCTAGACTTCTCCTGGCCCAACAGGACTGCTAACCACTCCGCACCTAGCCTG GAGAACTCGGTACAGCCAGGGAAGCGGCCCCTCTCTTTCCTGCTTCCCACTGTGGTCCGACCAGCAGAAGGACTCTGTGGGACCTACCTCGCTCTGGGGGCCAACGGAGCTGCCCGAGGCCTCAGTGGCCTGACCCAG GTTCTACTGAATGTCCTGACCCTGAACCGGAACCTGAGTGACAGTCTGGCCCGAGGCCGCCTCCACCCAGACCTGCAGTCCAACCTCCTGCAGGTGGACA GTGAGTTCACTGAGGAAGAGATCGAGTTCCTGGAGGCCAGGGGTCACCATGTGGAGAAGGTAGATGTCTTATCCTGGGTCCATGGCAGTCGGAGAACCAACAACTTCATCATCGGTGTGAAGGACCCTCGGAGCCCAGATGCAGCTGGAGCCACCATCCTGTAG
- the Ggt7 gene encoding glutathione hydrolase 7 isoform X4 produces the protein MAAENEASQESALGAYSPVDYMSITSFPRLPEDEPAPAAPLRGRKDEDAFLGDPDTDPDSFLKSARLQRLPSSSSEMGSQDGSPLRETRKDPFSAAAAECSCRQDGLTVIVTACLTFATGVTVALVMQIYFGDPQIFQQGAVVTDASRCTALGMEVLSKQGSSVDAAVAAALCLGIVAPHSSGLGGGGVMLVHDIRRNESHLIDFRESAPGALREEALQRSWDTKPGLLVGVPGMVKGLHEAHQLYGRLPWSQVLAFAAAVAQDGFNVTHDLAHALAEQLPPNASDRFLETFLPLGHPPLPGSLLRRPDLAEVLDILGLSGPAAFYNGGNLTLEMVAEAQHAGGVITEEDFSNYSTLMEKPVCGVYRGHLVLSPPPPHTGPALISALNILEGFNLTSLVSREQALHWVAETLKIALALASRLGDPVYDSTITESMEDMLSKVEAANFRGHISDSQAAPAPLLPVYELDGAPTAAQVLVMGPDDFIVAMVSSLNRPFGSGLLTPSGILLNSQMLDFSWPNRTANHSAPSLENSVQPGKRPLSFLLPTVVRPAEGLCGTYLALGANGAARGLSGLTQVLLNVLTLNRNLSDSLARGRLHPDLQSNLLQVSSLRKRSSSWRPGVTMWRR, from the exons CGAGGACGCCTTCCTGGGAGACCCGGATACCG ACCCGGACTCCTTCCTGAAGTCCGCCCGGCTACAGCGCCTGCCTTCCTCATCCTCCGAGATGGGCAGCCAGGACGGGTCACCACTACGGGAGACACGCAAGGACCCATTCTCTGCTGCGGCCGCCGAGTGCTCCTGCCGCCAGGACGGGCTCACGGTCATCGTCACCGCCTGCCTCACTTTCGCCACGGGTGTCACCGTGGCGCTGGTCATGCAGATCTACTTCGGGGATCCCCAG ATTTTCCAGCAGGGTGCTGTGGTGACGGATGCCTCCCGTTGCACGGCGCTGGGCATGGAGGTGCTCAGTAAACAGGGCTCGTCCGTGGATGCAGCTGTGGCGGCGGCCTTGTGTTTGGGGATTGTGGCTCCACACAGTTCTGGCCTGGGCGG TGGGGGTGTGATGCTGGTACACGATATCCGGCGAAACGAGAGCCACCTAATTGATTTCCGGGAGTCCGCACCAGGGGCCCTCAGGGAAGAGGCTCTGCAGAGATCCTGGGATACCAAG CCTGGGCTCTTGGTGGGGGTCCCCGGAATGGTGAAAGGGCTACATGAAGCTCATCAGCTCTATGGCAG GCTGCCCTGGTCCCAAGTCCTGGCCTTCGCAGCAGCTGTGGCCCAAGATGGCTTCAACGTGACTCATGATCTAG CCCATGCCTTGGCTGAGCAGCTGCCTCCCAATGCCTCTGACCGCTTCCTGGAGACTTTCCTGCCGTTGGGCCACCCGCCTTTGCCTGGCTCCCTGCTGCGACGGCCCGATCTAGCTGAGGTGCTGGATATACTCGGCCTCTCTGGTCCAGCCGCCTTCTACAATGGTGGCAACCTCACACTGGAGATGGTGGCCGAG gcTCAGCATGCGGGGGGTGTCATAACTGAAGAGGACTTCAGCAACTATAGCACACTCATGGAGAAGCCTGTGTGTGGAGTGTACAGAG GCCACCTGGTTCtcagtcccccacccccacacacaggcCCAGCCCTCATCAGTGCTCTCAACATCCTAGAGGGCTTCAACCTTACCAGCCTGGTATCCCGTGAGCAGGCACTTCACTGGGTAGCAGAG ACCCTGAAGATTGCATTGGCCCTGGCTAGCAGACTGGGAGATCCTGTCTATGACTCTACCATCACTGAGAGCATGGAGGACATGCTCAG CAAGGTGGAGGCTGCCAACTTCCGGGGCCATATCAGTGACTCTCAGGCAGCCCCTGCCCCTCTCCTGCCTGTCTATGAGCTGGATGGGGCTCCCACAGCTGCCCAGGTGCTGGTCATGGGCCCTGATGACTTCATTGTGGCCATGGTCAG CTCCCTGAACCGGCCTTTTGGAAGTGGCCTCCTCACTCCCTCTGGGATCCTTCTCAACAGCCAGATGCTAGACTTCTCCTGGCCCAACAGGACTGCTAACCACTCCGCACCTAGCCTG GAGAACTCGGTACAGCCAGGGAAGCGGCCCCTCTCTTTCCTGCTTCCCACTGTGGTCCGACCAGCAGAAGGACTCTGTGGGACCTACCTCGCTCTGGGGGCCAACGGAGCTGCCCGAGGCCTCAGTGGCCTGACCCAG GTTCTACTGAATGTCCTGACCCTGAACCGGAACCTGAGTGACAGTCTGGCCCGAGGCCGCCTCCACCCAGACCTGCAGTCCAACCTCCTGCAG GTGAGTTCACTGAGGAAGAGATCGAGTTCCTGGAGGCCAGGGGTCACCATGTGGAGAAGGTAG
- the Ggt7 gene encoding glutathione hydrolase 7 isoform X2, with amino-acid sequence MAAENEASQESALGAYSPVDYMSITSFPRLPEDEPAPAAPLRGRKDEDAFLGDPDTDPDSFLKSARLQRLPSSSSEMGSQDGSPLRETRKDPFSAAAAECSCRQDGLTVIVTACLTFATGVTVALVMQIYFGDPQIFQQGAVVTDASRCTALGMEVLSKQGSSVDAAVAAALCLGIVAPHSSGLGGGGVMLVHDIRRNESHLIDFRESAPGALREEALQRSWDTKVGTLPGLLVGVPGMVKGLHEAHQLYGRLPWSQVLAFAAAVAQDGFNVTHDLAHALAEQLPPNASDRFLETFLPLGHPPLPGSLLRRPDLAEVLDILGLSGPAAFYNGGNLTLEMVAEAQHAGGVITEEDFSNYSTLMEKPVCGVYRGHLVLSPPPPHTGPALISALNILEGFNLTSLVSREQALHWVAETLKIALALASRLGDPVYDSTITESMEDMLSKVEAANFRGHISDSQAAPAPLLPVYELDGAPTAAQVLVMGPDDFIVAMVSSLNRPFGSGLLTPSGILLNSQMLDFSWPNRTANHSAPSLENSVQPGKRPLSFLLPTVVRPAEGLCGTYLALGANGAARGLSGLTQVLLNVLTLNRNLSDSLARGRLHPDLQSNLLQVDSEFTEEEIEFLEARGHHVEKVDVLSWVHGSRRTNNFIIGVKDPRSPDAAGATIL; translated from the exons CGAGGACGCCTTCCTGGGAGACCCGGATACCG ACCCGGACTCCTTCCTGAAGTCCGCCCGGCTACAGCGCCTGCCTTCCTCATCCTCCGAGATGGGCAGCCAGGACGGGTCACCACTACGGGAGACACGCAAGGACCCATTCTCTGCTGCGGCCGCCGAGTGCTCCTGCCGCCAGGACGGGCTCACGGTCATCGTCACCGCCTGCCTCACTTTCGCCACGGGTGTCACCGTGGCGCTGGTCATGCAGATCTACTTCGGGGATCCCCAG ATTTTCCAGCAGGGTGCTGTGGTGACGGATGCCTCCCGTTGCACGGCGCTGGGCATGGAGGTGCTCAGTAAACAGGGCTCGTCCGTGGATGCAGCTGTGGCGGCGGCCTTGTGTTTGGGGATTGTGGCTCCACACAGTTCTGGCCTGGGCGG TGGGGGTGTGATGCTGGTACACGATATCCGGCGAAACGAGAGCCACCTAATTGATTTCCGGGAGTCCGCACCAGGGGCCCTCAGGGAAGAGGCTCTGCAGAGATCCTGGGATACCAAGGTGGGGACCCTG CCTGGGCTCTTGGTGGGGGTCCCCGGAATGGTGAAAGGGCTACATGAAGCTCATCAGCTCTATGGCAG GCTGCCCTGGTCCCAAGTCCTGGCCTTCGCAGCAGCTGTGGCCCAAGATGGCTTCAACGTGACTCATGATCTAG CCCATGCCTTGGCTGAGCAGCTGCCTCCCAATGCCTCTGACCGCTTCCTGGAGACTTTCCTGCCGTTGGGCCACCCGCCTTTGCCTGGCTCCCTGCTGCGACGGCCCGATCTAGCTGAGGTGCTGGATATACTCGGCCTCTCTGGTCCAGCCGCCTTCTACAATGGTGGCAACCTCACACTGGAGATGGTGGCCGAG gcTCAGCATGCGGGGGGTGTCATAACTGAAGAGGACTTCAGCAACTATAGCACACTCATGGAGAAGCCTGTGTGTGGAGTGTACAGAG GCCACCTGGTTCtcagtcccccacccccacacacaggcCCAGCCCTCATCAGTGCTCTCAACATCCTAGAGGGCTTCAACCTTACCAGCCTGGTATCCCGTGAGCAGGCACTTCACTGGGTAGCAGAG ACCCTGAAGATTGCATTGGCCCTGGCTAGCAGACTGGGAGATCCTGTCTATGACTCTACCATCACTGAGAGCATGGAGGACATGCTCAG CAAGGTGGAGGCTGCCAACTTCCGGGGCCATATCAGTGACTCTCAGGCAGCCCCTGCCCCTCTCCTGCCTGTCTATGAGCTGGATGGGGCTCCCACAGCTGCCCAGGTGCTGGTCATGGGCCCTGATGACTTCATTGTGGCCATGGTCAG CTCCCTGAACCGGCCTTTTGGAAGTGGCCTCCTCACTCCCTCTGGGATCCTTCTCAACAGCCAGATGCTAGACTTCTCCTGGCCCAACAGGACTGCTAACCACTCCGCACCTAGCCTG GAGAACTCGGTACAGCCAGGGAAGCGGCCCCTCTCTTTCCTGCTTCCCACTGTGGTCCGACCAGCAGAAGGACTCTGTGGGACCTACCTCGCTCTGGGGGCCAACGGAGCTGCCCGAGGCCTCAGTGGCCTGACCCAG GTTCTACTGAATGTCCTGACCCTGAACCGGAACCTGAGTGACAGTCTGGCCCGAGGCCGCCTCCACCCAGACCTGCAGTCCAACCTCCTGCAGGTGGACA GTGAGTTCACTGAGGAAGAGATCGAGTTCCTGGAGGCCAGGGGTCACCATGTGGAGAAGGTAGATGTCTTATCCTGGGTCCATGGCAGTCGGAGAACCAACAACTTCATCATCGGTGTGAAGGACCCTCGGAGCCCAGATGCAGCTGGAGCCACCATCCTGTAG